A window of Clostridioides sp. ES-S-0010-02 genomic DNA:
CCGACAGGGTCAGATTTGATTTTAATAGATAACAAAGGAGAACTTGCATTTATACCAAGGTCATCAAAATTAAGTTGGGAGGTATTATAATAATGGCTTATGTGGCAGTTAAAGGTGGAGAAGAAGCTATATTACAGGCTAAAAATATACTTGAATTTTATAGAATAAAAGGAGAAAGCCTACCAATAGATGTAAAACAAATTAAAGAGCAAATGTCTTATGCTGTGGACAAAGTGATTTCTGAAGGAAGTCTATACAATAAGGAATTATCTGCATTAGCTATAAAACAGGCTCAAGGTGATATATTAGAAGCATCTTTCTATATAAGAGCATTAAGGTCAACAATGCCTAGAGTAACCTATTCAGAACCTATAAATACAGAAGAAATGAGAATAGGTAGAAGAATATCAGCTACATTTAAAGATATACCAGGAGGGCAGTATCTTGGAGCAACTAGAGATTATGAAAATAGAATACTAAATGTAGAGTTGCTTAAAGAAGATGAAGAAAAAAATAGAGATTTTAAAGCTAACTATATAAATGACTTAGAAAAAGTGAATGAAATACCTAAATTCACAAAAGTATCTAATATATTTAGAAAAGAGAATTTGTTGGAAGAGGATACTTATGAAGATAAATTAGAAGAAGTAATAGATGATATTACAAGAAACAGCCTAAGATTTCCAGTTTCTAGGTCAGCTAAATTGCAGGCACTTACTAGAGGTGAAAGTGGAGCCGTATCAGGGTTTGCTTATTCTATTGTAAGAGGTTTTGGTGATGAACATCCATATATAAGTGAACTTAGGACAGGAGATGTATATATAAAAATAAAACATCCTATTTATGAAGATGAGCAAATAACAATCGGAGAAATGTTAGTTACTGAGTGTGAAATAGTATCAAAAGCATCACAAAGTAAGTCTGAAAATTCTAAAAATAAATCGGGAGATATAAATAAAATGTCTTTAGGATATGGTCTTTGTATGGGAAATAATGAAAATAAGGCTATATCTATGGCTATACTAGATAAATCTTTGGAACCAAATAGTGAAAAATTAGCCCAAGATGAAGAATTTGTATTACTTCATATAGATGGTATAGATTCATTAGGGTTTATATCTCACTTTAAGCTTCCTCACTATGTAGATTTTAAAGCAGATGTAGAAAGAATAAAATAGGATATGGAGGGAAATTAAGTGATATATAACTATGGTTTTTTAGATGAAAATACAAAAAAAGAAATCCGAAGAAAAATACTAAAAGCAGTTTCAATACCTGGTTATCAAGTACCTTTTGGTTCAAGAGAATTACCTATTGCTAAGGGATGGGGGACTGGAGGACTACAACTAACCCTATCATTGCTTGGTGAAAGTGATGTAGTAAAAGTGATTGACCAAGGAAGTGATGATTCTACAAATGCTTGTAATATAAGAAATTTTATTTCAAGTGTAAGTAATGTAGAAACTACAAAAGATACATTAAAATCTACATTGATTCAAACAAGACATAGAATACCAGAAGAAAAATTAATGTCTAATCAAATACTGATATTTCAAGTGCCAATACCAGAGACACTTAGAATAGTAGAGCCTAGTGAAGTAGAGACAAGAAGAATGCATTCAGAAGAAGATTATAGTAGGATGTGGGTATATCTGTATGAAGATATAGTTAAATTTGATGATATATCAATAGCAGCAGAGTATCCATGTAAAGTAAATGATAGATATTTAATGAATCCATCGCCAATACCAAGATTTGATATAAAGAAATTAAACATGTCAGATAACTTATTTTTATTTGGTGCAGGTAGAGAAAAGAGAATATACGCTATACCTCCATACACAAAGGTAGAACCTTTAGAATTTGATGACTATAAATTTGAAGAGGAAAAATTTGAAGGAAAACATTGTAGTTTATGTAAAAGTTCAAATACATTTCTAGATGAAGTATATGATGGTGATACTAATGAAAAGTACTATAGCTGTTCTGATACAAGTTATTGTGAAAAAGTTAGGTTAAGAAATGATGGCGTAGATGTGGCAATTGGAGGTGCTTGGAATGAGTAGTGCAAAACTAGGCGAAGACAAAAAAATAGAAAATATAGATAAACAAGTGTTAATAGGAAAAAATATTAATCTTATTTATGGAGATGGATGTGAAAATTGTTTTGAGAGTACAGGATATGAAAGTAATAATATATGTAAATATTGTGGTTCTATAGTTGCATGTAATAATGTAAATCTTGAACTTTATGAAGGAGAAGTTCTTGGTATTGTTGGAGAATCTGGTTCAGGAAAAAGTACATTGTTAAAGATTTTGTTTTTTCAAGAGAATGCAAATAGTGGAGAAGTGTACATGTCAAATTATGACAAGTGTACAAATATATTAGAACTCTCAGACCAAAAAAAGAGGTACATAAAGAATCATTTTATGGGTATTGTATATCAAAATCCCCACCTTGGTTTAAATTTGAATTTTAGTAGTGGTGGGAATATAGCAGAGAAATTATTAATGGCTAATATATATAATGTTGAGAAAATAAGAGATAGGGCTAAAGAGCTTCTAGTAAAGACTAATATACCTGTAGAAAGAATAGACCACAAACCGAAATATTTTAGTGGGGGAATGCAACAAAGAGTTCAAATAGCAAAAGCACTTTCTAATAATCCTCCAATACTTTTATTAGACGAAGTTACAACAGGACTGGATGTTTCTGTACAAGCTGAGGTATTAGATTTAATAAGGGAAATACAAAGAGAGCTTAAAATCTCTATGATAGTAGTATCTCATGACTTTGATGTTATAAAAATGCTTGCTGATAGGACAATTGTTATGAAAAATGGAAGTGTAATCGAATCTGGTTTAACAGACCAAATAATGGAAGACCCACAGCATCCATATACTCAGCAACTTATAAATTCACTACTATAAATAATATTTGTAAATAAGTAAAATGGGGGTTTTAAATAAAATGGAAGAAATTATACTTGAAGTAAATAATTTTAGCAAAGATTTTGAATTACATGCATTAAATAAAACTATAAAAGCGTGTAGTGAAATAAATTTTACAATTTCCAAAGGTGAATTTTTAGGAATAATAGGAAAATCTGGAGCGGGAAAGTCTACTATATTAAAAAGTATTTATAAAACATATATCCCAACGACTGGAGAAATAATATTTAACTCAGAAATATATGGAAAGATAGATTTATCTACAATTGGTGACAGAGAAATGATAAATCTTAGAAAAAAGGAAATAGGATATGTATCACAGTTTTTAAAAACACTTCCACGAATAACGGCTATTGAGCTAGTAGTACATTCTTTAATTGAGAGTGGATTTGAAAAAGATTGTGCATATGATATGGCAAAAGATATACTAACTCAGTTTGAAATAAAGGAAAACTTGTGGGATGCTTATCCGAATAATTTTTCTGGCGGAGAAAAATTAAGATTAAATCTAGCACAAGCTATGGTCAAAAAACCTAGGCTTTTGTTACTTGATGAACCAACTGCATCACTTGATAATCAATCTAAAATATACGTAAAAGAAAAAATGTTGGAACTTAAAAATCAAGGAACTACAATGATAGGGATATTTCATGATATAGAATTTATGGAGACTGTTATAGATAAAACATTTACTATGACAAAAGGCACTATAAGTGAAAGTGGGGTAGCTTAGATGGTAAAATTAATTCATAATGCAAATATTGTATTGGAAGATAAAATATTAGAAAATGGCCATTTAATTATAGAAGGAGATACAATAAAGAAAGTCTCAAATGATAAGATTGATTATTTACTAGATTTCAACGAGATAGATGAAATAATAGATGCAAAAAACTTATATGTTATACCTGGTATCATAGATATTCATAGTGATGCTATTGAAAAGGAAATAGAGCCAAGACCAAGTACATTATTACCATTTAATATGGCATTTTATGAACTAGATAAAAAACTACCTGCAAATGGAATAACAACAGTTTATCATTCTATATCTTTGGGTGATGGAGTAGGAGTTAGAAGTATTGATAATTCTTTGGAAATGATTGAAAATATCGATTCGTACAAAAATATAAATAGTAAGAATATAAATCATAAAGTTCACTTAAGGTATGAAGTGTTATACCATGAAGGTTTAGAGAATGTGTCAGAGTTGTTAGAAGAAGATAAAATAGACTATTTATCTATAATGGACCATTCTCCAGGACAAGGTCAGTATACAAATCCAAAGTTCTATAGAGAGTATGCTACTAAGGTATGGGGAGTAACAGAAAATTATGTAGATACATGGTTAGATGACTTAGTAGATTTACATGATAATTTAGATTGGAATAAAATAGCCAGTGTTATCGGAGTGGCAAAAACTAAAAATATAAATGTTGCATCACATGATGATGATACGTTAGAAAAAATGGATTTTATAAAAAATATAGGAGTTAATGTATCTGAATTTCCTATAACTCTTGAAGTTGCAAAATATTCAAAGAAATTGGGTGTTTTAACTTGTCTAGGTGCCCCAAATATTGTAAGAGGGAAATCTCATAATAACAACTTAAAGGCAATGGATGCTATATTGGAAGACTGTTGTGATATTGTTTGTTCAGACTATCTTCCATCAGCAATGATAAAGTCCATGTGCATAGTTGCACAAGAAACTAACAATCTAAATAAAGCAGTTAACCTATTTACTTCAAATCCAGCTAAAGCAGTTGGTATATATGGTGAAAGAGGTAGCATAAAAGAAAATAAAAAAGCGGATTTAGTTTTATTGGATATTGATAGTGAGTATCCAAGAGTTGTAAATACTATTGTAAATGGAAAAACAGTTTATAAAAGGGAGGTATAAAGATTGTTAACAGATTTACATTGTCATACAAGCATATCAGATAATAACTTCACTACAGAAGAAATAATTAAGAGAGCATCAGAAAATAATATAAGTGTTTTAGCAATAACAAATCATGATACATTGTCTGGATTAGATGAAGCTATCATATTGGGAGAAAATTATGGAATAACTATAATACCAGGTATAGAAATATCAGCATACGATTATAAAAACAGAAAAAGAGTTCATATCTTGGGCTATAACATAGATTTAAATAGTCAAGAAATAAAAAATTTATGTAATCCAATGGTTTGTGATAGACATAAAGCATCTGTTAAGATGGTAAATAAAATTATAGATTTAGGATATAAAATATCTCTAGAAGATGTAAAGAAATATTCATCAAAGACTGGAATATTTAAACAACATATAATGAAAGCACTTATAGATAAAGGATACACAGATAAAATATATTCAAGTTTATATAAAGAGTTGTTTCATAGAGGAAATGGTAAGGCGTATGTATCTTTAAAATATGTAGATTATAAAGATGCAATAAGAGCTATAAAAAGTTCTGGTGGAATTTGCGTACTAGCTCATCCTGGGCAAATGGACAATTTTAATGCTATTGAAGATATGGTGAATGTTGGATTAGATGGGATAGAAGTGTATCATCC
This region includes:
- a CDS encoding ATP-binding cassette domain-containing protein, translated to MEEIILEVNNFSKDFELHALNKTIKACSEINFTISKGEFLGIIGKSGAGKSTILKSIYKTYIPTTGEIIFNSEIYGKIDLSTIGDREMINLRKKEIGYVSQFLKTLPRITAIELVVHSLIESGFEKDCAYDMAKDILTQFEIKENLWDAYPNNFSGGEKLRLNLAQAMVKKPRLLLLDEPTASLDNQSKIYVKEKMLELKNQGTTMIGIFHDIEFMETVIDKTFTMTKGTISESGVA
- a CDS encoding alpha-D-ribose 1-methylphosphonate 5-triphosphate diphosphatase, whose protein sequence is MVKLIHNANIVLEDKILENGHLIIEGDTIKKVSNDKIDYLLDFNEIDEIIDAKNLYVIPGIIDIHSDAIEKEIEPRPSTLLPFNMAFYELDKKLPANGITTVYHSISLGDGVGVRSIDNSLEMIENIDSYKNINSKNINHKVHLRYEVLYHEGLENVSELLEEDKIDYLSIMDHSPGQGQYTNPKFYREYATKVWGVTENYVDTWLDDLVDLHDNLDWNKIASVIGVAKTKNINVASHDDDTLEKMDFIKNIGVNVSEFPITLEVAKYSKKLGVLTCLGAPNIVRGKSHNNNLKAMDAILEDCCDIVCSDYLPSAMIKSMCIVAQETNNLNKAVNLFTSNPAKAVGIYGERGSIKENKKADLVLLDIDSEYPRVVNTIVNGKTVYKREV
- a CDS encoding carbon-phosphorus lyase complex subunit PhnI; amino-acid sequence: MAYVAVKGGEEAILQAKNILEFYRIKGESLPIDVKQIKEQMSYAVDKVISEGSLYNKELSALAIKQAQGDILEASFYIRALRSTMPRVTYSEPINTEEMRIGRRISATFKDIPGGQYLGATRDYENRILNVELLKEDEEKNRDFKANYINDLEKVNEIPKFTKVSNIFRKENLLEEDTYEDKLEEVIDDITRNSLRFPVSRSAKLQALTRGESGAVSGFAYSIVRGFGDEHPYISELRTGDVYIKIKHPIYEDEQITIGEMLVTECEIVSKASQSKSENSKNKSGDINKMSLGYGLCMGNNENKAISMAILDKSLEPNSEKLAQDEEFVLLHIDGIDSLGFISHFKLPHYVDFKADVERIK
- a CDS encoding alpha-D-ribose 1-methylphosphonate 5-phosphate C-P-lyase PhnJ, which codes for MIYNYGFLDENTKKEIRRKILKAVSIPGYQVPFGSRELPIAKGWGTGGLQLTLSLLGESDVVKVIDQGSDDSTNACNIRNFISSVSNVETTKDTLKSTLIQTRHRIPEEKLMSNQILIFQVPIPETLRIVEPSEVETRRMHSEEDYSRMWVYLYEDIVKFDDISIAAEYPCKVNDRYLMNPSPIPRFDIKKLNMSDNLFLFGAGREKRIYAIPPYTKVEPLEFDDYKFEEEKFEGKHCSLCKSSNTFLDEVYDGDTNEKYYSCSDTSYCEKVRLRNDGVDVAIGGAWNE
- a CDS encoding PHP domain-containing protein is translated as MLTDLHCHTSISDNNFTTEEIIKRASENNISVLAITNHDTLSGLDEAIILGENYGITIIPGIEISAYDYKNRKRVHILGYNIDLNSQEIKNLCNPMVCDRHKASVKMVNKIIDLGYKISLEDVKKYSSKTGIFKQHIMKALIDKGYTDKIYSSLYKELFHRGNGKAYVSLKYVDYKDAIRAIKSSGGICVLAHPGQMDNFNAIEDMVNVGLDGIEVYHPSHNKDLEKESLSYAKKYNLVVTGGSDYHGLYSQHECDLGSKSLNREDLFKFRLALGGVL
- a CDS encoding ATP-binding cassette domain-containing protein; translated protein: MSSAKLGEDKKIENIDKQVLIGKNINLIYGDGCENCFESTGYESNNICKYCGSIVACNNVNLELYEGEVLGIVGESGSGKSTLLKILFFQENANSGEVYMSNYDKCTNILELSDQKKRYIKNHFMGIVYQNPHLGLNLNFSSGGNIAEKLLMANIYNVEKIRDRAKELLVKTNIPVERIDHKPKYFSGGMQQRVQIAKALSNNPPILLLDEVTTGLDVSVQAEVLDLIREIQRELKISMIVVSHDFDVIKMLADRTIVMKNGSVIESGLTDQIMEDPQHPYTQQLINSLL